Part of the Sulfurimonas denitrificans DSM 1251 genome is shown below.
GTAAAAAATGCACAGGAGCTTAGAGTAAAAGAGAGTGATAGAATCTCAACAGTTGTAAATGGGCTTAAAGCTTGTGGCATTGAGGTAGATGAAGTTCATGATGGATATAGCGTTAAAGGCGGAGTTCTCAAAGAGGCTAAAATAGATAGTCACGGGGATCATAGAATTGCTATGAGTTTCATCATAGCAGGAGTTACATGTGGAATGAGGGTTGATGATATCGCTTGTATAAACACATCATTTCCAAACTTCTTTGAACTACTTAAGAAAATAACAAAAGTAGAATTCACTTCTTTATAGGAGGCAAGAGATATAATGAAAATAGAACTAGCTGAGAGTTATGGATTTTGTTTTGGTGTAAAGAGGGCTATAAAAATAGCAGAGGATAATAAAAATTCTTCAACATATGGTCCCCTAATTCACAACTCAAAAGAGATAGAGAGGCTTGAGAAAGATTTTAAAGTTGGTTTGACAGATGATCATAAAAGTTTTGCTTCTGGTGATAAAGCAGTTATACGAACTCATGGAATACCAAAAAATGAGCTAGCAGAGCTTAAAGCCAACAATGTTGATGTAGTAGATGCAACTTGTCCTTATGTCACCAAACCACAACAGATTTGTCAAGAAATGAGTGAACAAGGGTATGAAATTATTATTTTTGGAGATGATGCACATCCAGAGATAAAAGGTGTAAAAAGCTATGCAACTTATGGAGCAAGAGTCGTTACGATGCCTAGTGAATTGGAAGATTTAAAGTTAAAAGATAGAATTGCTCTAGTCGCTCAAACAACTAGAAAAGTCGAAGATTATTTAGAGATTGCAAATTATTTAATCCCAAGATACAAAGAAGTTAGAGTTTTTAACACTATTTGTAATGCAACTTTTGAGAACCAAGAAGCTGTTAGAAAAATTTCAAAAAAAGCTGATATTATGATAATTATTGGTGGGAAAAACTCATCAAACACTAAACAACTCTTTAGTATTTCAGAGGATAATTGCACAGATAGTTACCATATAGAAGATGAAAATGATTTAGATTTTTCATGGTTTAAAGAGAAGAAATTTTGTGGCATTAGTGCTGGAGCTTCAACTCCTGATTGGATTATTCAAAATGTAGTAAACGCAATTC
Proteins encoded:
- a CDS encoding 4-hydroxy-3-methylbut-2-enyl diphosphate reductase; the encoded protein is MKIELAESYGFCFGVKRAIKIAEDNKNSSTYGPLIHNSKEIERLEKDFKVGLTDDHKSFASGDKAVIRTHGIPKNELAELKANNVDVVDATCPYVTKPQQICQEMSEQGYEIIIFGDDAHPEIKGVKSYATYGARVVTMPSELEDLKLKDRIALVAQTTRKVEDYLEIANYLIPRYKEVRVFNTICNATFENQEAVRKISKKADIMIIIGGKNSSNTKQLFSISEDNCTDSYHIEDENDLDFSWFKEKKFCGISAGASTPDWIIQNVVNAIQNSI